The nucleotide window GCAGGGCGGCAACGGCGGCACCTTCCAGGCCGTCGCCTCGGGCGAAAAGCCCTATGGCATGGTCGTGGACTTCCTCACCATCCGCAACAAGGCCGAAGGCTCGCCGGTCGAGTTCGTCTTCCCCGAGGAAGGCGTGTCATACGTGACCGAGCCGGTCGCGATCATGTCCTCCGCCAAGAACATGGAGGGCGCGCAGAAGTTCGTCGATTTCGTGCTGAGCGCCGAAGGCCAGGAACTGGTCCTCGACATGGGCTACATCCCCGCTCGTGACGGCATGGGTGTGCCCGAGGGCTTCCCGGCCCGCGAAGACATCAAGCTGATGGCCTTCGACCCGGCCGAGGCGCTGGAGAACTCCGAGGCCAACAAGGGCAAATTCGCAGAGCTCTTCGGCGCCGAGTGATGGGGATCGCCTTGCAAACAGGAAGCAGCCGAGCCGAGGCTCGGCTGCTTTCGTCAATCCTGATCATCGCGCTTTGCCTGACGCTGGCGCCCGTGGTGCGCCTGTTCTTCGAGGGCGTCACCGATCAGGGGCGGCCAAGCCTCGATCTGATGCGCGACGTCCTGGCACAGCCCTCCACCCTCAGAGCGCTGAAGCATTCGATCGTCACCGCAGGGCTTGGCACCGTGGTGTCGCTGGTGCTGGGCGCGGCCTTTGCCTTTCTCGTGGCGCTGACCGATCTGCGGGCCAAGGCGGCTCTGGTCTTCTGCCTGATGATCCCGATGATGATCCCGCCCCAGATCACCGCGCTGTCCTGGATCCAGATCATGGGGCCGTCGTCGGTGCTGCTGAAGACGCTCGGCATCGCGCCGCCGCTGGGATCGCCGCAGCCGCTCTATTCGCCTGAAGGCATCATCCTGCTGCTGGGCATCCAGCACATGTCGATCATCTTCCTGACCCTGCGCGCGGGTCTGCGCTCCATCCCGCAGGACGTGGTCGAGGCCGCCCGTATCAGCGGCGCCCGGGGGCTGCGGACCTGGTGGCAGGTGGTGCTGCCCCTCACGCTGCCAAGCCTTGCGGCGGGGACCGCGATCACCTTCGTGACGGCCCTGGGCAATTTCGGCATTCCGGCCATGCTGGGCATTCCCGCAGGCTATTCGACCCTGCCGACGCTAGTTTACCAGAAGCTTGCAGGCATGGGCACCACCGTGCTGGCCGAGGTTTCGGTGCTGGCGATGCTGATCGGGGCCGTGGCCGTGACGGGGATCCTGCTGCAACGCCATTTCCAGGGGCGGCAGAAGCTGCACTTGGTCGGCAGCACCTCGCGCCCGCTGGCCCTGCCGCTGGGCGCGGCACGTCTGCCCGTTGAAATCGCCCTCTGGGCCGTCGTCTTCGCGATTCTGGTCCTGCCGATGTTCGGCCTTCTGGCAGCATCGCTGGTGCCGGCTTACGGGGTGCCGCTGCGCCTGGACACGCTTACGCTGGACAAGTGGCACGAGGTGCTGTTCCGCCAGCCGGTGACGACGCGGGCCTTCGCGAACTCCTTCGGGCTGGCCGCGGGCGCCGCGCTGGCGCTGATGCTGATTTGCCTGCCGCTGGCCTGGCTCATGGAACGACGCCGGACGCGCCTGGCGCGGCTTTTCGACAGCCTGCTCGATCTGCCCTATGCGTTGCCCGGCGTGGTGCTCTCCATCGCGATGATCCTGCTGCTGATCAAGCTGCCCTTCACCGATGCCACGCTGTACGGCACGATCTGGATCATCTTCTTGGCCTACATGGCCCGGTTCTTCGCGGTCATGTTTCGCCCAGTTCAGGCCAGCCTGAAGCTGCTTGACCCGGCAATGGACGAGGCCGCGCAATCGGTCGGTGCCTCGCTGCGCCGCCGGCTGCGCGACGTGATCCTGCCGCTGTCTGCCCCGGCCGCGGCGGCGGGCGCGATCCTTGTCTTCCTGACCGCCTTCAACGAGCTCACCGTCTCGGCGCTGCTCTGGTCCTCGGGGACCGAAACCCTTGGCGTGGTGATCTTCAACCTCAACGACAGCGGAGAAGCGGGCATGGCCAGCGCCTTGGCCATGGCCATCGTCCTCGTTGTGATGGCGCTGATGGGCCTGATCCAACTGTTGTCGCACCGTTTTCCGAAAGGAGTCGTCCCGTGGCAGACATAGATCTGTCTTCCGTCGGCAAGACATTCGCGGGCACGCCCGCGCTGCATGACATCACCACCCGGTTCGAGGATGGCGAGTTTGTCGCCCTGCTGGGCCCCTCCGGCTGCGGCAAGACGACCTTGCTGCGTATCCTTGCCGGTTTCGAGGCCCCGACGAGCGGTCGCCTGCGGATTGGCGGGCGTGAGATGGCGAATGCCGACACCGGGGCAAACCTGCCCCCCGAAGACCGCAATATCGGCTTCGTCTTCCAGTCCTACGCGCTTTGGCCACACATGAACGTGCGCCGTAACGTATCCTACCCGCTGGAGATCCGCGGCCTGTCCAAGGCCGACATCGCGCGTCAGGCGGGCGCGGCGCTCGCCTCGACCGGGCTTGAGGCCTACGCAGACCGTATGCCCTCGGACCTCTCCGGAGGCCAGCGGCAGCGCGTGGCGCTGGCACGGTGCCTGGTGTCCGATCCCTGCGCCGTGCTGCTGGACGAGCCTCTGGCCAACCTCGACGTGGCGCTGCGCGCCTCGATGCAGGGGGTATTCACCGACTTCCACCAGCGCACCGGCGCCACCATGGTCTATGTTACCCACGACCAGTCCGAAGCCATGGCCATGGCCGACCGGATCGCGGTGATGGATCAGGGCCGCATCCGGCAATTCGACACGCCGCAGGCGCTTTACGAGCGACCGAAGAACCGCTTCGTCGCGGAATTCGTCGGGCGCGGCACGGTCCTGCCAATTCAGTCTGTCGCGACCCGCGGCGCGGCGCTGGAGGCCGAGGTGCTGGGCGCCCGGGTGACCGTGCAGGCGGAACCGGACCGTGGCCGTGTGCCTGTCAGCCACGTCTGCCTGCGCCCCGAGAACCTCAGCATCGCCGAGACTGGCGACCTGCGCGGCACGGTTTCGCGGATCACCTACATGGGCGGGAAATACCTGCTCGAGGCACTAACGACCTGTGGCTCGCGGCTCTTCGTGGAAACGCGGGCCCGGTTCGAGATCGGCGCGCAGCTGGGTCTTGCGATCACCAGCCCTTGGGCCTTCGCGGAGGACTGATGCAGAGCGTAAGACTACTTTCCGGCATCGGGGACAAGGGCCCCGCATGCATCCAGCTGATGGTCGACGGGCGGATCTGGCTGCTTGATTGCGGCTTTGGTCCCGAGGCCAACGCCCAATTCAATCCGGCCTGGCTGGACGGCGCCGAAGCCGTCTTCATCAGCCATGACCACATTGACCACATCGGCGGCGCCTCCTACGCGGTCGAGGCCGGGTTGCCGATCTATGCCACCGCGCAGACGGCCAAGGCCCTGCCGCCGGCGGCCCGGGTCAACCTGCTGCCCGAGCAGGGGCAGGTGGTGATCAACGGCGTGACCCTGACCACCGGGCGCAATGGCCATGCACTGGGCGGCGTCTGGTTCCATTTCGACCTGGGCGACGGGTTCTTCTATTCCGGCGACTGGTCGGAGGAATCCGAGTGGTTCTCCTTCGATGTGCCGCCGCCTGCGGCAACGGCCGTGCTCGATTGCTCCTACCATCTGGACGACGTACCCCAGTCGGCGCGCTTCGCGGCCCTTGACGTGCTGCTGGACCAAATGGAAGGGCAGGTGCTCTTGCCGGTGCCGCCGTCCGGAAGGGCCGGAGAGATGGCCCTGTACCTGATGCGGCGTCACGGCTGCGAAAGCGTGATGCTGGATCCCGAATGCCAGTCGGCGCTGCGGATTGCGCTCGACAGCGGGGCGGTCTGCCCCGAGGCCCGGGATGTGGCGCCGCTGCTGGATCGCGGCCCGATGGAGCAGGCGCGGTTCCTGATCTGCGACACCCCGAACGCCGATGGCGGCGCCGCTTGGGGCTATGTCCGGGCCTGGAACGAAAGTGGCCGCCTGGGCCGCGATGCGCATGTCATCTTCACCGGCCACATGACCGCCCATGCACGCGGCATCTGCAGCGTTCCGGGCGGACATTTCCAGCGCTGGAACGTGCATCCGCCCCTGCGCGACCAGCTGAAGATGCTCCGGCGTCTTGGCGCGAGGCGTTTTGCGCCGGCGTTCTGCACCCGCCCGGAGGAGTACCTGGCAGAGGGTCTGGAGGTCGAGGTGTTCTTCCACGACCGGGTGCGCCTGTGATGGGCCCTTTGACGAGCCCTGTGATGAGCCGCACGCGTCCCGCACGGGACTTCTGCCTGATCCGGCACGGCGAAACGACGGCGAATGCGGCCGGGATCATCGCTGGCGTCACCGACGTGCCCCTGACCGCACAGGGCCGGGATCAGGCCCGCGCACTGGCCGAGCGACCCTGGCCGGACGACATGGCCGTCTACGCAAGCCCCCTGAACCGGGCCCTTGAGACCGCGCGGCTTGCCCTGCCGGGACGGCAGGTCCGGCTGCACCCTGGCCTGCGCGAACGGGATTGGGGCGTCTTCGAAGGGCGCCCCTTGGCCCGACAGCCCGACCGCGAAGACACCCCGGACCAAGGCGAACCCTGGGCGGACATGCTTCGGCGGGTCGAGGCCGCGATCCTCGGGATCTGCGCCGAACACCCCGACGCCCTGCCTGTCCTGATCTGCCATTCGGGCGTCATCCGCGCCGCGCGCGTCCTGTGGACGACGGGCGATACGGGCACGCGCCCTCCAAATGCAACCCCGCTCCTGTTCCGGACGACGGGGCCTGACCTGACGGAGACACCCCTATGACGAATATGACGACCACAGCCCCGACCCCCTGCGTGGTGTTCGATGTCGACGGAACGCTGGCCGAATTTGACGCCGACCGCCTTGGCCACCTTGTGCATGGCGTGGAAAAACACTGGGATGACTTCCACGCAGCCATGGCCGACGCCCCGCTGATTGCCCCGATTGCCAGGCTGATGCACCGGCTCAAGGCGAGCGGCGAAACGATCCTGATCTGCTCGGGCCGGCCGAAGGGCTGGGCCGAGCAAACCGTCGCTTGGCTGCGCAAGCATGACCTGCCATTCGACGGCATCTACTTGCGGGCCGAGGATCAGGACGCCGCCACAGACCCCGAGGTCAAGCGCCGTGCGCTGAAGGAGA belongs to Salipiger profundus and includes:
- a CDS encoding ABC transporter permease, whose amino-acid sequence is MGIALQTGSSRAEARLLSSILIIALCLTLAPVVRLFFEGVTDQGRPSLDLMRDVLAQPSTLRALKHSIVTAGLGTVVSLVLGAAFAFLVALTDLRAKAALVFCLMIPMMIPPQITALSWIQIMGPSSVLLKTLGIAPPLGSPQPLYSPEGIILLLGIQHMSIIFLTLRAGLRSIPQDVVEAARISGARGLRTWWQVVLPLTLPSLAAGTAITFVTALGNFGIPAMLGIPAGYSTLPTLVYQKLAGMGTTVLAEVSVLAMLIGAVAVTGILLQRHFQGRQKLHLVGSTSRPLALPLGAARLPVEIALWAVVFAILVLPMFGLLAASLVPAYGVPLRLDTLTLDKWHEVLFRQPVTTRAFANSFGLAAGAALALMLICLPLAWLMERRRTRLARLFDSLLDLPYALPGVVLSIAMILLLIKLPFTDATLYGTIWIIFLAYMARFFAVMFRPVQASLKLLDPAMDEAAQSVGASLRRRLRDVILPLSAPAAAAGAILVFLTAFNELTVSALLWSSGTETLGVVIFNLNDSGEAGMASALAMAIVLVVMALMGLIQLLSHRFPKGVVPWQT
- a CDS encoding ABC transporter ATP-binding protein translates to MADIDLSSVGKTFAGTPALHDITTRFEDGEFVALLGPSGCGKTTLLRILAGFEAPTSGRLRIGGREMANADTGANLPPEDRNIGFVFQSYALWPHMNVRRNVSYPLEIRGLSKADIARQAGAALASTGLEAYADRMPSDLSGGQRQRVALARCLVSDPCAVLLDEPLANLDVALRASMQGVFTDFHQRTGATMVYVTHDQSEAMAMADRIAVMDQGRIRQFDTPQALYERPKNRFVAEFVGRGTVLPIQSVATRGAALEAEVLGARVTVQAEPDRGRVPVSHVCLRPENLSIAETGDLRGTVSRITYMGGKYLLEALTTCGSRLFVETRARFEIGAQLGLAITSPWAFAED
- a CDS encoding MBL fold metallo-hydrolase, giving the protein MQSVRLLSGIGDKGPACIQLMVDGRIWLLDCGFGPEANAQFNPAWLDGAEAVFISHDHIDHIGGASYAVEAGLPIYATAQTAKALPPAARVNLLPEQGQVVINGVTLTTGRNGHALGGVWFHFDLGDGFFYSGDWSEESEWFSFDVPPPAATAVLDCSYHLDDVPQSARFAALDVLLDQMEGQVLLPVPPSGRAGEMALYLMRRHGCESVMLDPECQSALRIALDSGAVCPEARDVAPLLDRGPMEQARFLICDTPNADGGAAWGYVRAWNESGRLGRDAHVIFTGHMTAHARGICSVPGGHFQRWNVHPPLRDQLKMLRRLGARRFAPAFCTRPEEYLAEGLEVEVFFHDRVRL
- a CDS encoding histidine phosphatase family protein, with product MSRTRPARDFCLIRHGETTANAAGIIAGVTDVPLTAQGRDQARALAERPWPDDMAVYASPLNRALETARLALPGRQVRLHPGLRERDWGVFEGRPLARQPDREDTPDQGEPWADMLRRVEAAILGICAEHPDALPVLICHSGVIRAARVLWTTGDTGTRPPNATPLLFRTTGPDLTETPL
- a CDS encoding phosphatase domain-containing protein, with the translated sequence MFDVDGTLAEFDADRLGHLVHGVEKHWDDFHAAMADAPLIAPIARLMHRLKASGETILICSGRPKGWAEQTVAWLRKHDLPFDGIYLRAEDQDAATDPEVKRRALKEMRDDGFDPWLVIDDRSSVVDAWRGEGLVCLQCAPGNF